From Seriola aureovittata isolate HTS-2021-v1 ecotype China chromosome 16, ASM2101889v1, whole genome shotgun sequence, one genomic window encodes:
- the LOC130183437 gene encoding trafficking kinesin-binding protein 1-like isoform X4: protein MTKTYNDIDAVTRLLEEKERDLELAARIGQSLLKKNRTLTEQNDYLEIQVGQITEEVAQLHHELNLKDELLQFYTTAAEESEDESSGSPTGKKSKVELASGGFVSDTLQRKLKELEEENLSLRSEAHHLKSETETYEEKEQQLVNDCVKELRLSSLQISAIAEELARKTEDASRQQEEITHLLSQIVDLQKKAKSYAVENEELSQHLLAAKDAQRQLTAELQELEEKYSECIEMLHEAQEELKNLRNRNYTAGAPRRYHPMGLYPMDSLAAEIEGTMRKELSLDDPECEEQKIHRKRVFETVKNVNQTVRQRSLTPTSANIPGSNQSLSARTSPQSSGLSTPRSSMYGGDISGDGVALDNRTQSILMETASNQDSTEGQDKKASGAEDLRVALRRLSLRRQNNLSERRFFEEERERRRGGHGGLHDALGQESVMTPSESIMSLGNLHLWATRGPYLPDKLQIVKPLEGSATLHHWQQLAQPHLGVILDARPGVVSKGYRPLELELEQVYPWGGFEEDEPGEQYFQNLPTSSASGSPAVASTSTTSDAGHGQPLPSIAPLSPPSPSPSPHLSNTDAIAAYYPGKCMAHTSSTYTFTTCRILHPTDEQTRVTPSLNPVPASSSCVMTSTLLGTPAATPCTPRRLSLRPSESSTNLRDATRTTSTSLGLVRLLQERGISAAMYHQRQGLEHGQGSGGVLFSTSIAPNRAPNPDPLRPSTPPNSPTGPGASAVLTSAGFDFKSPSYDNFLASKPARSILKEVTGGMRGRQRGRDCESQTDVSVTVHNLNLLDKVKRLGVAGASGGRAMSPSPMLGPLGGLRRSGSPFGPDGIRRNRSYPAMVGASMAMKAPGPQE from the exons ATGACGAAGACCTACAATGACATCGACGCTGTCACACGTCTGTTGGAGGAG aaagagagagatttggaGTTGGCTGCAAGGATTGGCCAGTCGCTCCTTAAGAAGAACCGAACTCTGACTGAGCAGAATGACTATCTGGAGATACAAGTGGGACAAATCACAGAGGag GTGGCCCAGCTGCATCATGAGCTGAACCTGAAGgatgagctgctgcagttttacaCCACGGCAGCCGAGGAGAGCGAGGACGAGTCCAGCGGCTCCCCGAC GGGTAAGAAGAGTAAAGTGGAATTGGCCTCAGGCGGCTTTGTGAGTGACACACTCCAGAGGAAACTCAAGGAGCTGGAAGAAGAGAACCTGTCGCTGCGCTCAGAG GCGCACCACCTCAAGTCAGAGACCGAAACCTACGAAGAAAAGGAGCAGCAGCTTGTGAACGACTGTGTGAAAGAACTCA GGTTGTCCAGCCTCCAGATCTCTGCCATAGCGGAGGAACTGGCTCGTAAGACCGAGGACGCCTCGCGACAGCAAGAGGAGatcacacacctcctctctcagaTAGTGGATCTGCAAAAGAAAGCCAAATCA tatgcAGTGGAGAATGAGGAGCTCTCTCAACACCTGTTGGCAGCTAAAGATGCCCAAAGGCAGCTCACAGCGGAG CTCCAGGAGTTGGAGGAGAAGTACTCAGAGTGTATCGAGATGCTGCATGAAGctcaggaggagctgaagaactTGAGGAACAGGAACTACACTGCAGGAGCTCCTCGGCGCTACCACCCCATGGGGCTGTACCCGATG gaTTCTCTGGCAGCTGAGATCGAGGGGACGATGAGGAAGGAGTTGAGTCTGGACGACCCCGAGTGTGAAGAACAGAA AATCCATCGTAAGCGTGTTTTTGAGACGGTCAAGAACGTCAACCAGACGGTCCGTCAGCGTTCACTGACTCCAACCAGCGCCAACATCCCGGGCTCCAACCAGTCTCTGTCCGCTCGCACGTCGCCCCAGTCCAGCGGCCTCTCCACGCCCCGCTCCAGTATGTATGGAGGTGACATCAGCGGAGACGGCGTTGCCCTTGACAACCGCACCCAGAGCATCCTGATGGAGACGGCGTCTAATCAGGatag cacagagggcCAAGACAAGAAGGCGAGCGGCGCCGAGGACCTAAGGGTGGCCCTGCGCCGCCTGTCTCTGCGTCGCCAAAACAACCTGAGCGAGAGGCGCTTCTttgaagaggagagggagcgaAGGCGGGGAGGACACGGAGGCCTGCACGATGCTCTGGGCCAGGAGAGCGTGATGACCCCCTCAGAAAGCATCATGTCCCTCGGGAACCTCCACCTGTGGGCTACACGCGGGCCCTACCTCCCTGACAAACTCCAGATCGTCAAACCACTTGAAG GCTCTGCGACCCTGCACCACTGGCAGCAGTTAGCTCAGCCTCACCTCGGTGTGATCCTGGACGCCAGGCCAGGAGTCGTGTCAAAGGGTTACAGACCCCTTGAACTAGAGctggagcag GTTTATCCATGGGGGGGCTTTGAAGAGGACGAACCAGGTGAGCAATACTTCCAGAATCTGCCCACGTCCTCAGCCTCTGGCTCTCCGGCCGTGGCCTCCACCTCTACCACCAGCGACGCCGGCCACGGGCAGCCTCTGCCCAGCATCGCTCCactgtctcctccctctccatccccGTCGCCACATCTCAGCAACACTGACGCCATTG CTGCATACTACCCAGGTAAATGCATGGCCCACACCAGCTCTACCTACACCTTCACAACCTGTCGGATTCTTCACCCGACCGATGAGCAGACGCGGGTCACACCGAG tcTAAACCCAGTCCCAGCGTCATCCTCCTGTGTGATGACCAGCACTCTGCTGGGTACGCCTGCTGCAACACCCTGCACACCCCGAAGGCTCAGTCTCAGGCCCTCCGAATCCTCAACTAACCTCAG AGATGCAACACGTACCACCAGCACCTCCCTGGGGTTAGTGCGCCTTCTCCAGGAGAGAGGGATCTCAGCAGCGATGTATCACCAGAGACAGGGCCTGGAGCATGGTCAGGGCAGCGGAGGAGTTTTATTCAGCACCTCCATCGCCCCTAACCGAGCGCCCAACCCCGACCCTCTGCGCCCCTCTACCCCTCCCAACTCGCCCACGGGACCGGGAGCTTCAGCTGTGCTAACCTCTGCAGGTTTCGACTTCAAGAGTCCCTCTTACGACAACTTCCTGGCCTCTAAACCGGCCCGTTCCATTCTGAAGGAGGTGACTGGGGGGATGAGGggcaggcagagagggagggactgcGAAAGCCAAACAGACGTTAGCGTCACCGTCCACAACCTCAACCTGCTGGACAAGGTGAAGCGGCTGGGTGTAGCTGGAGCTTCAGGGGGAAGAGCAATGAGTCCCAGCCCCATGCTGGGTCCTCTGGGCGGGCTTCGCAGATCCGGCTCCCCTTTCGGGCCCGATGGAATAAGGAGGAACCGGAGTTACCCTGCCATGGTCGGGGCCAGCATGGCCATGAAAGCCCCTGGGCCCCAGGAGTAG